The Lycium ferocissimum isolate CSIRO_LF1 chromosome 10, AGI_CSIRO_Lferr_CH_V1, whole genome shotgun sequence genome window below encodes:
- the LOC132035380 gene encoding protein HEAT INTOLERANT 4-like, producing EDAFEENGELHGKKVYLFGCTEPQLVNFQGESKVTYVPVVVAVVSPFPPSDKIGINSVQREAEEILPMKKMKMDWVPYIPLENRGSRVEKLKSRIFILRCTQRMAGLKQLKLERVKKFEYCLPYFYQPFRKLELSTTMHILFPIEPPLFCEFDWEFDNPKEIADEFIESGELSPDKRDEFVEFVKEKVREGKRNNREEKEAREKAIQEMSEEAKASFQSMKFYKFYPVTSPDAPDVSQVKSPFINRYYGKAHKVF from the coding sequence GAAGATGCATTCGAAGAAAACGGAgaattgcatggaaagaaaGTGTACCTTTTCGGTTGTACGGAACCACAATTGGTTAATTTCCAGGGCGAATCAAAAGTCACGTATGTACCTGTCGTGGTTGCAGTTGTATCTCCTTTTCCACCTTCTGATAAAATCGGAATAAACTCCGTACAAAGGGAAGCCGAAGAGATACTGCCAATGAAAAAGATGAAGATGGATTGGGTTCCGTATATTCCTCTAGAAAATCGGGGATCACGAGTTGAAAAACTCAAATCCCGAATTTTTATTCTGAGGTGTACTCAAAGAATGGCAGGTCTAAAACAGTTGAAATTGGAGCGAGTTAAGAAGTTTGAATATTGCTTACCGTATTTCTATCAGCCATTCCGCAAACTTGAACTGAGCACCACTATGCATATCCTATTCCCAATAGAACCGCCTTTGTTTTGCGAGTTTGATTGGGAATTTGATAATCCAAAGGAAATAGCGGATGAATTTATCGAGTCAGGGGAGTTGTCCCCAGATAAAAGAGATGAATTTGTGGAATTTGTAAAGGAGAAGGTACGTGAAGGAAAGAGGAACAATCGAGAGGAAAAAGAAGCCAGGGAAAAAGCTATACAGGAGATGAGTGAAGAAGCGAAAGCTTCATTTCAGAGTATGaagttttataaattttatcCTGTGACCTCACCTGATGCTCCTGATGTATCTCAGGTCAAGTCTCCGTTCATAAACAGATACTATGGAAAGGCTCACAAAGTTTTCTGA